The Ovis aries strain OAR_USU_Benz2616 breed Rambouillet chromosome 2, ARS-UI_Ramb_v3.0, whole genome shotgun sequence nucleotide sequence tttttttgtttgttttaggaatCCTTGGGCCACTGGAGTCAAGGCTTGAAGATTTCTATGGAGGACCCCAAAATGCAGGTCAGAATAAAATTTTGGCATCAAAATACTTTTCACATTGTAAATGATCACTCCACAGAGGTCATAGCTACAAATGAAatcaaaggagatcagtccttctGAATGAGATTTGTTTTATTAGGCTATTTTGTGAGATCAagtggcttttctcattgttacaACTGGAATTCTTTAGAGAGAAAGCCAAGTTTTTCAAATGAGTATCTTCTCTGCATTGTTCCTCCTAAACTTCTGGGCGCTATTATGGGATGTTGCGTTAAACTTAGTGTGGTCCCTTTCGACAAAGTGTCAGTTACTGTGTGGTGACTGTAGTTATGGCTGCCCTGGGATTAATAGCCATCATCCTGGGAGGGGTCTGAGTTCTTAAATTACATCCTGGGATGACAGGGGGCAAGATCTGATAGGGCTTCTTGGAACACATGTGTGTGAGTCGTGTGGTCTGCTGGGCTAGAGTGAAGAAGAGTGCATTTGAATTCAGACCTGGGGGCTTTGCATCAGTTTCTCAGCAGCTGTTTTGCAGTGTGCCTCTTTTCTGTGCTCTGTGTGTTGTGGTGGCTGAAAATACAAACAGGAGTCGGCTAGGTCTGTGTTGGCATTCTAGACTTCCCGCTTGGTGACTATGTGACCTGGCACATGACACAGCTTATCTGAGTCCCTGTGCTCTCATCTGTCAACATTGGGATCCTAAGACCCTCTTCACAGAATCGTGGCAGGAATTAAGTACGTTAGTGAACCTGACCGTACTGGCACACACAAGATGTCCAATTGACGtctgtttccttctcttgtgCCCCTCTGCTAGGTTTACAAAGATGAGCAGGTGGTGGTGATAAAGGATAAATACCCCAAGGCTCGTTTCCACTGGCTGGTCCTACCTTGGGCCTCCATTTCCAGTCTGAAGGCTGTGACCAGAGAACATCTTGAGCTCCTCAGACACATGCACGCTGTTGGGGAAAAAGTGATTGCTGACTTTGCTGGGTCCAGCAAACTCCGCTTCCGATTGGGCTACCATGCCATTCCCAGCATGAGGTAAACCTTGTGGGGAGTGCTGGTGTGTTCTGTTTCCATCTCAGCGGACAAATGAATTCAGCCTGGGTCTGCTGAGTGTGCTGGTCACCCCGAGGTTCAGGGGATTGGGTGGGGTGTTTCCAAGGCAGGTGGGCTGAAACTTGAATGCTTTTGCCTGACTTGCTTGCAACCCTGGAGTTCCTACTTCTGCTTATAATTTGATAACATACACTTCTTTGTTCTTCTCAAATGTAAACTCTGAGAGCCTAACTTACAAACCAGATGAAGCAGCTTTATTACCTTCAGTGAAGAACTGTCACCTGATGGTAATAAAGTGACTTTTATCAGATTTttcagaagtatcaataacctctaAATGATTAGGGACTGTTGCTTTGAAGGAGACGAGCATCACTGACTTCTTTCATGACAGCTTAGATCTCAGATTTaagataaaatgaggaaaaaagtgTAGAGACTGTTATCCTTTGGTTCATACCTGGAAGGGTTCAGGAAGGAATGATTGATACTTTTCAAAGAATGCAAGCAAGGCAGAGCTCCAATTCTTTTGAGTTAAGCAACAAGATAAGAGGACTAATGGAatttctgagtttttattttggggtgtttttctgggggtggggtgtaaaatatacataatataaaatttactattttgaCAGTTCAGTTGCATTAAGtaaattcacattgttgtgcaaccatcaccaccatctatttctagaactttttttcATCTTCCTCATCTACCCCTCAGATCcctttcccccagcccctggcaaccaccatcctaCTTTCTGTTTTCATGAACTTGACtacccttcactttcacttcaggtacctcatgtaaatggaattatatagtaTCCATTGTTTTGTggctggcttgtttcacttaggaTAGTGTCatcaaggttcatccatactgtaacatgtgttaatttcttttgttttatttaaccacccaacattctttacattttattaggtGGATAATTGTGACTTAGGTTACTGGCCACTTTAACACATGAAATTTTTGTgctacattttttccccatccatactctttattttaaattgaggCATAATTTACATCCAATAAAATGCACAGTAAGATCTGTAGTTTAATCAGTCTTGACAAATGTATATGCCATGGAACTATGACTGTGATCAAGATAAAGAACACAGAACTTTTCAGTCATCTCCCAGGAAGTTCTTTTGTGCTCCTTTTCCTTTAATCCTCCCCTTAACCTCCAAGTGCTGTTCTCGTTTTTTTCGGCATAGATTAGTTTTGTCTGTTCCAGAACGTcgtataaatgaaatcacacaatGTCTACTCTTTTCCTGTCTGGCTTTTTTTGGTCAGTGTAATAGATTTTGAGATTCATGCATGTTGTTGTGTGTATCATGgatatacttcatttttttgttcttgtgtaaatacctagaagtgaaattgctagatCTCGGGGTGGAAATATGTTGTatctcatttagaaaatattcttaaattgtTAAAACCTTATTCACGACTATAGGGCATGATCCTATTCCCCTAGTGCTGCGTACCTCATGATGACAGCCCTTGACCACAGAACCTTTTTCACATAGCAGTcgtactactgctaagtcgcttcagtcgtgtcggactctgtgcgaccccatagacggcagcccatgaggctcccctgtccctgggattctccaggcaagaacactggagtgggttgccatttccttctccaacgcatgaaagtgaaaagtgaaagtgaagtcgctcgttcgtgtcccactcttagcgaccccatggactgcggcccaccaggctcctccgcccatgggattttccaggcaagagtgctggagtggggtgccattgccttctcctcagtcGTGCTGTCCACACCCCTTTCATATAATGGGTGCTAAGGAGAATGCTAAAGGCAAGAGCTGTGACTGGTGTGAGTGGGAAGCAAAATGAGCAGTAAGTTGTCAGGCACATATCCTTTTATGATCACTCTTTAGAAGTTTGAATAAGTTAAACCTAGGAAGGAAAAAgtagcaaatattttctattgtaaaagcaatatattttcaacttagaaaatataaaattaagtatgAAGCAGAACAGAGATCTTCCATAATATCACCACTAATTAACTCTAGACCTTATTCAAATTTCAGCcattattctttccattttttttctgctcCAGGATCCCACATTGCATTTATTTGTTGTCTTGCCTTAGTCTCCGTCATTTGTGACAATTCCTCCTTCTGTTCTggttttcatgaccttgacactttCGATGAGGGCTGGCTAGTTGTTTTATGGGATGGCTCTCAATTATAGTTTGTTTGATGTTTTTTCATGATTAGATTGAgggttttttttggttgttttttttttttgccaaaatacCCCAGAAATGATACTGTGTCTTCTCAGTGCATCATATCAAGGAGTGCATGATGTTGATTGAGATAGTTTGTTGCTCCTGATGTTCACCTTGATCACTTTATTAAGGTGGTATCTGCCAAGTTTTTCTACTCAAAGTTGCTATTTTTCCCTTGTAATTGATCAGTATCTTGGGGGGAGATGTTCTAAGATTATGCTACtaaatttttttctcctcagaCTTTTCGCCCAGTGATTTTAGCATCTACTGGTGGATCTTGCCTGCAACAGTTATTATTGTAGTGTTTACTTCATGGTAACTTTATGTTTCCCTAATTCCTTCTAATTTATTAATCAGAATTTTCTGTGTGGAAGAGTTGTCCTTTCCCCGCACTATGTATTTATTCAATACATGTATGGActgatggatatttattttattatataggtTTTGATTTAATCTGTCTCTGTTTAGTTTCTTGCTCATATTGTTCCAGCCTTGATCATTGGAAATTCCTTTAGGTTGGTTCCCGTATCACTTTGACATGCCCCAAACATTTTTTGAGCACATCCTTTTTTTCTGGCCCCTTAACTTTTTGTAACAAGGTATTCTATGCTTATCTTATATTTCTCCTGTTCTAGCTCTGGAATGAACCACTTCTCCAAAGAGCCATagttccttttattggagaatgaCATAAACCAAGACTAGATCACGAGGTTTCTATAGAGAGAAATGGTTGGTTCCAGAGTGTCTTTGCTTCTAGGTTCTCTCAGCAGATGGAACTAGGAAATAGATGCATGAATCCAACCCACACAGATACATACACCTCtctatttatttctctgtttacCTACCTACCTGTGCATGTGTATGAAAAATGTGAGTTCATGCTGATACTTCTGATCCAGTCCTGTTCCACAGGTTCATTCTTGtcttcccctttccttttttgtgatttctttctccagtagTGAGAAATTTGGCTCTCATTAGCTACAGTTAATTCACCTATGTATTCATTCCcagtttaaatataaaatagttgCAGAATTGCTTATCCACACTCACGTGAGAAAGACATTTACTAGCTAGAGTACAGTATTTGTATAGCGTTCTTTTTATCTTTACAGAATCAAGTcaaaatactgttttccaaaCTTAATTAGGTTAGTTACTTTCTTCTTGACCTCCTTCAGTGTGGTTCCCTTTTTATTTGTAATACAGTTAGGTTTATTTGTTACTGCTTGTATTCCATTTTAAATTCCCACAAGGTACTGGTTGGTTTTGATGATTTATTGGGGGAATGTGAAATATTACTGATTCTGAGTCAAAGCTTTACAGAAAGTCATCCTTCTTGGTTTAATAAGTCCTAGAGAGAACTGTTGGTTTTCTACCTCAAACCTGTTTTTCCCTTAAGCTTCTTCATCCCGGCAAGTGGCACCTCCCCAAACCCACATCTAATCCATTAATTGTTCCTGTTGGTTCTgttccaaaatatatttaaaattggatTGCTTCTTGTCATCTCCACCTGTATAGCTCCTGTCTGAAACATGATTATTTTTGGTTTGAACTGCTGTGGCAGCCTCCTAACTTCTCTCTATATCCATCCTTACCCTTCCTACAGTCCTTTTCCACACAGTAGCcagagtaattttttaaagtatcaagCAGATGATAGCacctgtgtgtgtgccaagtcacttcagttgtgtccgactctatgcaaccttatggactgtagcctaccaggctcctctgtccatgggattctccaggcaagaatactggagtgaaagatcctctaggggatctttctgacccaggggtcgaacccacatctcttatgtctcctgccattggcaggcgggttctttactactagcaccacctaggaagcccagataATGGCACTCCCCTGGTTAAAGTCTTTCAGTGGTTCCGCAGTATAATCTGAATAAAATTCAAACCTTCTGTCAACCTGTAAGACCCGTTATGATCCAGCTCCTCCCTAGCGCTTGCTCCTTGCTTCCAGCCACTCCGGCCGTTATTTTCTTTCTGCCACTCAGTTGCACCAAGCTCTTTTTCATACCAGGGCCTTCACACGTGGTCTCTCCACTCCCTGAAACTCTCTTTCAGATCTTTGCTTTCTCAAATCTCTGCCTGGGAGAGGTTTTCTGTGAATGTCCTAGCTACTTGAAGAGACAGCTTCTACCCCCTAGGCACTCTATCCCAtctccctgttttgttttttcttagcaTTGTTGCAGtaacattttgaattttcattgtttatttgtttacttattaatTATTTATCTCCCTTCATTACAGTGTACAAGGACATAGGCCTTTCCCATTTTGTTCACTGCTAAATTCCCGGTGCTAGAACAATGCTTGGCCCTAGTAGGTACTTCATGAGCAGTAAATATTCTTAagtgaatagatgaatgaatggagttaagtggaaacactgtcagtaTTTTGCATACTCTTCCTTTTTGTCATTGTGATTAAGCTAGCTTTGATGGTAAATCTTTGTTTCCTCTCAACTAGCCATGTACACCTCCATGTGATCAGCCAGGATTTTGATTCTCCttgccttaaaaacaaaaaacactggaaTTCTTTCAATACTGAATACTTCCTTGAATCACAAGGTAAAcaatattgtttaatttttacatttgttttaatttctcagCTGTTCTTATACTTGATTCAGTTGTTTCCCTAAATAATGACTTGGCTTCGAAAACTCACATACAACTTTGTATGGCCTATACAGAGAATCCCATTAACAGAAACTGGATTATTTGGATTTTAGTAGGATTACCACTTTGCTGTGAGCAGCCTTCTTGGGGGACGTAGAATGCTGTTATGTCAGAGTCAGAAAAAATTCAATGGGGGGCTTAAAAGGTTGTGCAGAGAATTATTGGAGTTCATGGATCTGAAAGCTCTaaacagttttttctttcttttgctagcagctgggaggagcttggtggctgCCTTCTGTCAAGAGTGGCTGCTTAATAGGGGAAGCCTGTCTATATGTAGAAAGGAAGAATTTTCCATTGTGTGTACTGTGGAACTTAAGTATGCTGGAATGTTAATGATGACCGTGGGCTAACTAGTGATAAAGCCCTGTGATAATAAGCCTTTGACATAGTAGCATGGATTGCTTAGAATGTATCCTAAAGGAATGTAATTATCTCAGAAATAGGTTGctcagggaactccctggtggtctagtggttagaactccatgcttcactgctgagggcccgggttcagtccctggttggggaactaagatctcacaagctgtgtggtgctgccaaaaaatcaaataaatgaaacCCATTGCTCAGATATAGAATCTGACCAAGCATATTTTCCCAACAGTTAATGTAACCTCAAGTTTACTCGATTTAAGGATACTTGGCATATTTGGAAtcaggttttccttttttaaaaaaatttttgtatctTGGCTTTCCAGAGTATCTGGACTCTGaacatttttccctttcagctgTGATTGAGATGGTGCAAGAGGCTGGCAGAGTGACCGTCCGAGATGGGATGCCCGAGCTCCTGAAGCTGCCCCTCCGTTGTCACGAGTGCCAGCAGCTGCTGCCTTCCATCCCTCAGCTGAAGGAGCATCTCAGGAAGCACTGGTCCAAGTGATTCTGGGGAGCCTGACCTTCTGCAGCACGTGTACCTGATTGTTTAGAGCATATTCCTGGCACCTGTTCTGGATTGCATGTGAACTTTTATTTCTTGAATTAAAacatgtgttttttctttttttacaaagcTTGTTGTATTTCTGAGTGGCTACAATATGGCGTGACCTGAAATAGTTAAGGAATTAGGAATTTGGGTCTGTCATGGGTGTGTTCTTTGCTGAGGGTGGCCATCTCCAGGAGTCACGTCAGGTCTGACTAATGGGGGGCAAGGCCTTGTTCCAACTGACCAAACACAGGATACGGAAGCAGAGAGCTGCTTATAAAGTCCTGTTCTTTACATTTATTCTCTCTCCTCAGAGGTAGGTGGTGCCATTTTATCAGACCAGACATAATGATTTCTTGTTTACCCCGAAGGCACTGATTGTTCTCTGATCCTAATCTGGTCTGTAAtagtctctctctttccctctttcacAGGGGAGACTTTATTTCTTCTGTCCCCATTCGTTCCTTTCCATCATCTAGATGCTGCTTTCTCAGGAAGCTTGTCTTATCAGTTCTCCTTCACTCTGAGCAAACAGGCTGGTGACAGGTGCAGGGATGGAATTTTCTTCTAATGTCAGGATGGTAAGGAAATACTCAGCAATATGTTTGTTCCATTTCAGCGGTCAAGTCTTCTTGGTTGGCCTGCTTGGATCTGTTGTCTGATTAGGTAATTGAAAACTATCAGGAATTCAGCTAATAGTCACAGTCAGTCAGTTCTGATGCACAAAAAAGtagttgttgaatgaaaaaattgCATAGAACCTCATGGTTTCACTTTTCCCTCAGAACAGATTTGGGTGGAACAGTTAGATTAAGTTGACTATTGGTTAACATCAGAACTAAAGGTGAAGGGAAatctaaaacattatttttgatCAGTTGTTGATCTATTTGGTGATGTGACTTTTTTGCTCTTGTTTGTAAAACAacaaccacccccctccccccccccaaatctTAACAATAACTTGTCTCTGAAGAGAGGAAAACATCAATCCATGGAGACCGCATTTGACCTTGGTTTCTTTCACAAATAAACAAGATGCCATAGTGGTTTTTGGGTGAGTATGagtataattataattaattgtAATTAATGATTACAGCAGCTAACACTTGTCCAATTTCTTTGTTTCTGGTATTATGCTAAGTACCTTTATCCAAATCTTCTCACGGAGTTTAACTCTTGGGTAGGACCTATTGTTATGCCCCTTTAAAGGATGAAGATCTAAGTATCTATAAAAGATCCTGGGCTCCATGGTTGGTCTTGATTCTAGTGCACAGAACTCATTACATTCCTCCTCAACTGAACAGTAAAATGTAGTACTAACCAGCAGGTGTCATAGGCCTGCAGGGGCCTTGGGTCTGTGCTGATCAAAACTTTCCATGGCTTTTGTTGATTTCTATGAGGCC carries:
- the APTX gene encoding aprataxin isoform X2, producing MMRVCWLVRQDNRHQRIKLPHLETVMVGRSPETKIADKKCSRQQVQLKAECNKGYVKVKQVGVNPTSIDSVIIGKDQEVKLQPGQVLYLVNELYPYIIEFEEEAKSPGLGTHRKRKRSGNSDPTERGASPEAEPSTGLEPGSNPHQRSVPPKKEKDASAKKESLGHWSQGLKISMEDPKMQVYKDEQVVVIKDKYPKARFHWLVLPWASISSLKAVTREHLELLRHMHAVGEKVIADFAGSSKLRFRLGYHAIPSMSHVHLHVISQDFDSPCLKNKKHWNSFNTEYFLESQAVIEMVQEAGRVTVRDGMPELLKLPLRCHECQQLLPSIPQLKEHLRKHWSK